The following are encoded in a window of Blattabacterium cuenoti genomic DNA:
- the yihA gene encoding ribosome biogenesis GTP-binding protein YihA/YsxC, with amino-acid sequence MKIISVQFEGSKIQSNQLFLYNFPEYAFIGRTNVGKSSLINWITNRRKLAKISSFPGRTQFINPFLINHQWYLIDLPGYGYSSICQKKKKKIQKLMMDYIFYRKNLVNLFLLIDSRIFLQKSDIHFIQKLKFFQIPFCIVFTKTDKIYPRILNKNIDFFKKEFEKIFFSMPKYFKVSIKNRSGREKIIQYINEIYKKNFSLRRKTKYP; translated from the coding sequence ATGAAAATTATTTCTGTACAATTTGAAGGGAGTAAGATTCAATCAAATCAATTATTTCTTTATAATTTTCCTGAGTATGCTTTTATTGGACGTACTAATGTAGGTAAATCGAGTTTAATTAATTGGATCACTAATCGAAGAAAATTAGCTAAAATTTCTTCTTTTCCAGGAAGAACGCAGTTCATAAATCCTTTTTTAATCAATCATCAATGGTATTTAATTGATTTGCCTGGATACGGATATTCTTCTATCTGTCAAAAGAAAAAAAAGAAAATACAAAAATTAATGATGGATTATATTTTTTATAGAAAAAATTTAGTTAATCTATTTCTATTGATAGATAGTAGAATATTTCTTCAGAAATCAGATATACATTTTATACAAAAATTGAAATTTTTTCAAATTCCTTTTTGCATTGTTTTTACAAAAACGGATAAAATTTATCCACGGATTCTTAATAAGAATATAGATTTTTTCAAAAAGGAATTTGAAAAAATCTTTTTTTCAATGCCTAAATATTTTAAAGTATCCATAAAAAATAGAAGTGGAAGAGAGAAAATCATCCAATATATTAACGAGATTTATAAAAAAAATTTTTCTTTACGAAGAAAAACTAAATATCCCTAA
- a CDS encoding alpha/beta fold hydrolase, with the protein MFILNHEKKFIKQGSGHPLVLLHGLMGGLSNFNALLDFFPKKGYKVIIPRLPLYNMPLFLTNISNLSKYVIQLLIEIGIEKATLIGNSLGGHIALIVAKKRIDLVHSVVLTGSSGLFEKAFGDAVPKRENYEYIRKKSQEVFYDPKIATKELVDEVFHIVNDKKKGMKTLYIAKSAMKYNMSKDLSVIQQPICLIWGKQDHVTPPEVAEEFHRLLPHSELYWIDKCGHVPMMEHPREFIKILEKWLSKFNLNHENYFCTI; encoded by the coding sequence ATGTTCATTCTTAATCATGAAAAAAAGTTTATAAAACAGGGATCCGGTCATCCATTGGTATTGCTTCATGGATTAATGGGTGGGTTAAGTAATTTTAATGCTCTTTTAGATTTTTTTCCAAAAAAAGGATACAAAGTAATTATTCCTAGACTTCCTCTTTATAACATGCCTCTATTTCTTACAAATATTTCTAACTTATCTAAATATGTGATTCAATTATTGATAGAAATAGGAATTGAAAAAGCTACATTAATAGGTAATTCCCTCGGAGGACATATAGCTTTAATTGTAGCAAAAAAAAGAATAGATTTAGTACATTCTGTAGTTCTTACGGGAAGTTCTGGTCTATTTGAAAAAGCTTTTGGAGATGCTGTTCCTAAAAGAGAAAATTATGAATATATTAGAAAAAAATCTCAAGAAGTTTTTTATGATCCTAAAATAGCTACAAAAGAATTAGTAGATGAAGTATTTCACATTGTGAATGATAAAAAGAAAGGAATGAAAACTTTATATATTGCAAAGAGTGCTATGAAATATAACATGTCTAAAGACTTATCTGTTATTCAACAGCCGATTTGTTTGATTTGGGGAAAACAAGATCATGTAACTCCACCAGAAGTCGCAGAAGAATTTCATCGGTTACTTCCTCATTCAGAATTATATTGGATAGATAAATGTGGACATGTTCCTATGATGGAACATCCTCGAGAATTTATAAAAATATTAGAAAAATGGCTTTCTAAATTTAATTTAAATCATGAAAATTATTTCTGTACAATTTGA
- a CDS encoding ribonuclease III family protein: protein MLSDDIPFQKEEKNSILVSRLRKILGFCPKNLKLLKKVFIYSFSTKRKTLDKNYFLDFQRLEFLGDAILNSIISHFLCEKLPEKKEGELTQVRSKIVCRKNLNEISKKLPFTEVFFQKNQPIISENILGNTLEALIGFIYLEIGYQGCKNFVYKKILHYHVNITQLQKEISSYKVWVIEWSQKNKFIINFNTFREKKEKIENRHVITYFSKFTISECGIQTEGRGSSKKKSEEMAAKAAYFLIQKKCKENT from the coding sequence ATGTTATCTGATGATATTCCTTTTCAAAAGGAGGAAAAAAATTCTATTTTAGTTAGTAGATTAAGAAAAATCTTAGGATTTTGTCCAAAAAATTTAAAACTTTTGAAAAAAGTATTCATCTATAGTTTTTCGACAAAAAGAAAGACTTTAGATAAGAACTATTTTTTAGATTTTCAAAGATTAGAATTTTTGGGAGACGCGATATTGAATTCTATTATTTCACATTTTTTATGTGAAAAACTTCCTGAGAAAAAAGAAGGAGAGTTGACTCAAGTTAGATCTAAAATTGTATGCAGAAAAAATTTAAATGAAATTTCTAAAAAATTGCCCTTTACAGAAGTTTTTTTTCAAAAAAATCAACCTATTATATCTGAGAATATATTAGGAAATACCTTAGAGGCTTTAATAGGATTTATTTATTTAGAAATAGGATATCAAGGTTGTAAAAATTTTGTTTATAAAAAGATATTACATTATCATGTCAATATCACGCAATTACAAAAAGAAATTTCTAGTTATAAAGTTTGGGTGATAGAATGGTCTCAAAAAAATAAATTCATTATAAATTTCAACACTTTTAGAGAAAAAAAAGAAAAAATTGAAAATAGACATGTGATCACTTATTTTTCTAAATTTACTATATCTGAATGTGGAATTCAAACGGAAGGAAGAGGTTCTTCAAAAAAAAAATCGGAAGAAATGGCTGCAAAGGCCGCTTATTTTCTTATTCAAAAAAAATGTAAAGAAAATACTTAA
- the fabF gene encoding beta-ketoacyl-ACP synthase II codes for MINKLNRVVVTGIGSITPIGNNVEEYWISLISGKNGSAPITYFDTKKYKTKFACELKNYDPDIFFSKKEQRKLDPCAQYGIVASSEAIKNSGINFSKEKKERIGVIWSSGIGGLLNLEESISDYVNGGKNPRFSPFFIPKMLIDITAGFISMNYGLHGPNYATVSACASSSNAIVDAYHLICLGKADMMVTGGSEAAITQSGVGGFNALHALSTRNEDYKTASRPFDRDRDGFVLGEGAGCLILEEYKHAKRRGANIYAEIGGVGMSGDAYHITAPHPEGKGIVIAMKTAIEDAGIGYDEVDHINAHGTSTLLGDLAEMKAIQEVFHENVYNIDINSTKSMTGHLLGAAGAIEAIAAILPLSKKIIPPTINLFHIDKKIDSKISFTPKKAINREVKISICNTFGFGGHNVCILFKKLDVI; via the coding sequence ATGATAAATAAATTAAATAGAGTAGTAGTTACTGGTATTGGTTCTATTACCCCAATAGGAAATAATGTAGAAGAATACTGGATATCTCTTATTAGTGGAAAAAACGGATCCGCACCTATTACCTATTTTGACACTAAAAAATATAAAACAAAATTTGCTTGTGAGTTAAAAAATTATGATCCAGATATTTTTTTCAGTAAAAAAGAACAAAGAAAACTGGATCCTTGTGCACAATATGGGATTGTAGCCTCATCTGAGGCTATAAAAAATAGTGGAATAAATTTTTCTAAAGAAAAAAAAGAACGTATTGGGGTAATTTGGTCGTCTGGAATAGGAGGGCTTTTGAATTTAGAAGAATCTATTTCGGATTATGTAAATGGAGGAAAAAATCCTAGATTTAGTCCTTTTTTTATTCCGAAAATGCTTATAGATATTACAGCGGGTTTTATTTCCATGAATTATGGACTTCACGGTCCTAATTACGCAACTGTTTCAGCTTGTGCTTCATCTTCTAATGCCATTGTAGATGCTTACCATTTAATATGTTTGGGAAAAGCTGATATGATGGTAACTGGTGGATCTGAAGCGGCTATAACACAAAGTGGAGTAGGAGGTTTTAATGCTCTCCACGCTTTATCCACTAGAAATGAGGATTATAAAACCGCATCACGTCCTTTTGATCGGGATAGAGATGGGTTTGTCTTAGGAGAAGGGGCGGGGTGTCTTATTCTGGAAGAATACAAACATGCTAAAAGAAGAGGGGCCAATATCTATGCTGAAATAGGAGGAGTTGGAATGTCTGGAGATGCTTATCATATTACCGCCCCCCATCCAGAAGGAAAAGGAATAGTTATAGCTATGAAAACTGCTATAGAAGATGCAGGAATTGGGTATGATGAAGTAGATCATATCAATGCACATGGAACTTCTACTCTTTTAGGAGATCTGGCAGAGATGAAAGCAATTCAAGAAGTTTTTCATGAAAATGTCTATAATATTGATATTAATTCTACTAAATCTATGACAGGTCATTTATTGGGTGCAGCAGGAGCTATAGAAGCTATAGCTGCTATACTTCCTTTAAGTAAAAAAATAATCCCTCCAACTATTAACTTATTTCATATAGACAAAAAAATAGATTCAAAAATTAGTTTTACTCCAAAAAAGGCAATAAATAGAGAAGTGAAAATTAGTATATGTAATACTTTTGGTTTTGGAGGACATAATGTTTGTATTTTATTTAAGAAATTAGATGTTATCTGA
- a CDS encoding acyl carrier protein yields MSDIASRVKALIVEKLNVEESEILPTASFTNDLGADSLDIVELIMEFEKEFNISISDEKAEKITTVGEAIQAIEDLLKKKNKMEKKDTHSD; encoded by the coding sequence ATGTCGGATATTGCATCAAGAGTCAAAGCCCTTATCGTAGAAAAATTAAATGTAGAAGAAAGTGAAATTCTTCCTACTGCTAGTTTTACTAATGATTTAGGTGCAGATTCCTTAGATATAGTGGAACTTATTATGGAATTTGAAAAGGAGTTTAATATTAGTATTTCTGATGAAAAAGCAGAAAAGATAACTACTGTAGGTGAAGCTATACAGGCTATAGAAGATCTTTTAAAGAAAAAAAATAAAATGGAAAAAAAGGATACCCATTCTGATTAG
- the pckA gene encoding phosphoenolpyruvate carboxykinase (ATP) translates to MSSLSLENYGIFNSSNNWQLSPEELQNIIVQNGMGEETQSGVLAVNTGMFTGRSPKDRFIVKDNITEKKVWWDEKFNQPFDPKKFDNLYEKVVQYLSGKKLYVRDGYLCSDKRYQVNIRSISEFPWSDLFVHNLFFRISKIEKILLDWLLLCAPGFQAHPKTDGTREKNFTILNFQRKIILIGGSGYTGEIKKSIFSVLNFMLPTYKNVFPMHCAANIGKYTKDTALFFGLSGTGKTTISNDSNRKLIGDDEHGWTYDDVIFNFEGGCYAKILGISKEREPMIYHAIKRGAMLENVVFKKGTKKVDFFNDSITQNMRISYPIYFIKNIEKKLLSSNIRNIFFLTYDAFGVLPPIAKLNEEQSSYYFLLGYTSKVAGTELNIKKPKATFSSCFGAPFMPLHPVTYTKMLIEKLKNQKINVWMVNTGLISGGGTLGFRIKLKDTRKLVQCALDGYLSRVPYENYPMFNFQIPKYCPGVSSDILNPKKIWKDKKLYKNQVEKLVKKFIKNFDTYRKYADKNIPYEEPKIEL, encoded by the coding sequence ATGAGTTCTCTTTCTTTAGAAAATTATGGAATTTTTAATTCTTCAAACAATTGGCAGTTATCCCCAGAAGAATTACAAAATATAATTGTCCAAAATGGAATGGGTGAAGAAACCCAATCAGGAGTTTTAGCTGTTAATACCGGAATGTTTACGGGAAGATCCCCTAAAGATCGATTTATTGTAAAGGATAATATTACAGAAAAGAAAGTTTGGTGGGATGAAAAATTTAATCAACCTTTTGATCCAAAAAAATTTGATAATTTATATGAAAAAGTCGTCCAATATTTATCTGGAAAAAAGCTCTATGTAAGAGATGGATATCTTTGTTCAGATAAACGTTATCAAGTAAACATTCGTTCCATTAGTGAATTTCCATGGTCAGATCTCTTTGTACACAATCTTTTTTTTAGAATTTCAAAAATAGAAAAAATTTTACTAGATTGGTTGTTATTATGTGCACCAGGATTTCAAGCTCATCCAAAAACGGATGGAACACGGGAAAAAAATTTTACCATATTAAATTTTCAAAGAAAAATTATCCTGATTGGTGGATCAGGATATACGGGAGAAATAAAAAAATCTATTTTTTCTGTTTTAAATTTTATGCTTCCTACGTATAAAAACGTATTTCCTATGCATTGTGCAGCAAATATTGGAAAATATACAAAAGACACCGCTCTTTTTTTTGGATTGTCCGGTACCGGTAAAACCACTATTTCCAACGATTCTAATAGAAAATTGATAGGAGATGATGAACATGGATGGACATATGATGATGTTATTTTCAATTTTGAGGGAGGTTGTTATGCAAAAATACTAGGTATTTCAAAAGAAAGAGAGCCTATGATTTATCATGCTATAAAAAGAGGGGCGATGTTGGAAAACGTGGTTTTTAAAAAAGGAACTAAAAAAGTAGATTTTTTCAATGATTCTATCACGCAAAATATGCGAATAAGTTATCCTATTTATTTTATAAAAAATATTGAAAAAAAATTATTATCCTCTAATATAAGGAATATTTTTTTTCTAACCTATGATGCTTTTGGAGTCTTACCTCCTATAGCCAAACTAAATGAAGAACAATCTTCCTATTATTTTTTATTGGGATATACTTCTAAAGTAGCTGGAACTGAATTAAATATAAAAAAACCCAAGGCAACTTTTTCTTCTTGTTTTGGAGCTCCATTTATGCCTTTACATCCAGTGACATACACAAAAATGCTAATAGAAAAATTAAAAAATCAAAAAATAAACGTATGGATGGTAAATACAGGATTAATATCTGGAGGGGGTACTTTAGGTTTTCGTATTAAATTAAAAGATACACGAAAACTTGTACAATGTGCTTTAGATGGATATTTATCTAGAGTTCCTTATGAAAATTATCCGATGTTCAATTTTCAAATTCCTAAGTATTGTCCAGGTGTTTCTTCCGATATTCTAAATCCGAAAAAAATTTGGAAAGATAAGAAACTCTATAAAAATCAAGTAGAAAAACTTGTCAAAAAATTCATCAAAAATTTTGATACATATAGAAAATATGCGGATAAAAATATTCCCTATGAAGAACCAAAAATAGAATTATAG
- a CDS encoding riboflavin synthase, whose product MFTGIIECTTQVHGLDYQKKNLCITLKNPFSDRLKINQSISHNGICFTIIDVKNKTYSVIASEETLRCTNLNVLKIKDKVNLERSMKINERFNGHIVQGHVDTTAKVLDIENKNGSWLFSFKSKKNLSGLTVEKGSIAVNGISLTIIKCTQHIFNVSIIPYTYEKTNLQFIKIGNFVNIEYDILGKYVREYMNSMNRKL is encoded by the coding sequence ATGTTTACTGGAATTATAGAATGTACTACTCAAGTACATGGATTAGATTATCAAAAGAAGAATCTTTGTATTACTTTGAAAAATCCATTTTCAGATAGATTAAAAATTAATCAAAGTATATCTCATAACGGAATTTGTTTCACGATTATAGATGTGAAAAATAAAACTTATTCTGTAATTGCTTCAGAAGAAACTTTACGTTGTACTAATTTAAATGTTTTAAAGATAAAAGATAAAGTTAATTTAGAACGTAGCATGAAAATTAATGAAAGATTTAATGGACATATAGTACAAGGACATGTAGATACCACAGCCAAAGTTTTGGATATAGAAAACAAAAATGGAAGTTGGTTATTTTCTTTTAAGTCTAAAAAAAATTTATCTGGATTAACTGTAGAAAAAGGCTCCATTGCTGTAAATGGGATTAGTCTGACTATCATAAAATGTACCCAACACATATTTAATGTTTCTATAATCCCTTATACATATGAAAAAACTAATCTCCAATTTATAAAAATTGGAAATTTTGTTAACATAGAATATGATATACTTGGAAAGTACGTTCGGGAATATATGAATTCGATGAATAGGAAACTATAA
- the pdxA gene encoding 4-hydroxythreonine-4-phosphate dehydrogenase PdxA, with amino-acid sequence MNYRKNKIKVGISTGDLNGIGIEIFLKVCRKKKLLEFFTPILFGSIKLCSYYKKILNIEVNHIREIKNLKDIVDYKINVLNIWKEDIKFDLIKINQDSGKYPISSLKKATKALKEGKIDVLVTAPVNKNWMNNKGFSFFGHTEYLQNILEGESLMLMIHDTLKIALVTNHLPLKNVIHEITEKKIIKSIKILHKSLIMDFSIEKPKIAVLGCNPHSGENGLIGDEEKTKIKPAIDSLFQKQGFLIFGPYSPDGFFGNQHYRNFDAVLAMYHDQGLIPFKTLTFNEGVNFTAGLSHIRTSPDHGVAYDIAKKGIANENSFEEAIFSAIKIFKNRKEYMNENGI; translated from the coding sequence ATGAATTATCGAAAAAATAAAATTAAAGTAGGGATTTCTACAGGAGACCTCAATGGAATTGGAATAGAAATTTTTTTAAAAGTATGTCGTAAAAAAAAACTTTTGGAATTTTTTACTCCTATATTATTTGGATCTATCAAATTATGTTCCTATTACAAAAAAATTCTAAATATTGAAGTAAATCATATACGAGAAATAAAAAATTTAAAAGATATTGTAGATTATAAAATAAATGTTCTAAATATTTGGAAAGAGGATATCAAATTTGATTTGATAAAAATTAACCAAGATTCAGGAAAATATCCTATTTCATCTTTAAAAAAAGCAACAAAAGCTTTGAAAGAAGGAAAAATAGATGTTCTTGTTACAGCCCCTGTGAATAAAAATTGGATGAATAACAAAGGATTTTCTTTTTTTGGTCATACTGAATATTTGCAAAATATTTTAGAGGGGGAATCCCTAATGCTCATGATTCATGATACTTTAAAAATTGCCTTAGTTACTAATCACTTACCATTAAAAAATGTAATTCATGAAATTACTGAAAAAAAAATTATAAAATCTATCAAAATTTTACATAAATCTTTAATAATGGATTTTTCTATAGAAAAACCTAAAATTGCGGTTTTAGGATGTAACCCTCATTCAGGAGAAAATGGATTAATAGGAGACGAAGAAAAAACAAAGATAAAACCAGCTATTGATAGTTTATTTCAAAAACAAGGATTTTTAATTTTTGGTCCTTATTCTCCAGATGGTTTTTTTGGAAATCAACATTATAGAAATTTCGATGCTGTTTTAGCTATGTATCACGATCAAGGTTTGATTCCTTTTAAAACACTAACTTTTAATGAAGGGGTTAATTTCACCGCAGGTCTTTCTCACATACGGACATCTCCAGACCATGGAGTCGCATATGATATAGCAAAAAAAGGGATCGCTAATGAAAACTCTTTTGAAGAAGCTATTTTTAGTGCTATAAAAATATTCAAAAATAGAAAGGAATATATGAATGAAAATGGAATATGA
- a CDS encoding F0F1 ATP synthase subunit epsilon produces the protein MQVKIINLEKIFYQNKVVSIVAPGLNGYFQILENHAPFISILKDGVLKLKPIYDRKDLEIKIEGGILQVKKNMVSIIL, from the coding sequence ATGCAAGTAAAAATTATCAATTTAGAAAAAATCTTTTATCAAAATAAAGTTGTATCTATTGTAGCTCCTGGATTAAATGGTTATTTTCAAATATTAGAAAATCACGCTCCATTTATTTCTATATTAAAAGACGGAGTATTAAAATTGAAACCTATCTATGATAGAAAAGATTTGGAAATAAAAATAGAAGGTGGAATCTTACAAGTAAAAAAGAATATGGTTTCTATTATTTTATAG
- the atpD gene encoding F0F1 ATP synthase subunit beta — MDKKKLKGKIIKIVGPVIDVSFEERSFLPKIYDALTVKLSKKNKIVLEVQQHIGEYSVRCISMEATDQIPRGQEVEFLGGPISMPIGESINGRVFNVLGDPIDGLGNLDRSKVRPIHNTAPAFKDLSTDTEILYTGIKVIDLIEPYPKGGKIGLFGGAGVGKTVLIQELINNVAKGHGGRSVFAGVGERTREGNDLLREMLESGIIKYGDSFMESMKKGRWDISKVDKEALKESKAVFVFGQMNEPPGARARVALSGLTLAEYYRDQKIGEKKGQDVLFFIDNIFRFTQAGSEVSALLGRIPSSVGYQPTLSSEMGAMQERITSTKNGSITSVQAVYVPADDLTDPAPAITFSHLDATTVLSRKIASLGIYPAIDPLDSSSRILSPEIINQNHYDCALRVKEILQKYNSLQDIIAILGVEELSEEDKLIVSRARRVQRFLSQPFHVAKQFTGIEGEFVKIEDTIKGFNMIMDGELDNFPEMAFNLKGPIEQVIETGKKMLS, encoded by the coding sequence ATGGATAAAAAAAAGTTAAAAGGGAAAATCATTAAAATTGTAGGACCAGTTATTGATGTTTCATTTGAAGAGAGATCTTTTCTTCCGAAAATTTACGATGCGTTAACCGTAAAGTTATCCAAAAAAAACAAAATAGTATTAGAAGTTCAACAACATATTGGAGAATATAGTGTTCGTTGTATATCTATGGAGGCCACGGATCAAATCCCAAGAGGTCAAGAAGTAGAATTTTTAGGAGGACCGATTAGCATGCCTATAGGAGAAAGTATTAATGGACGTGTTTTTAATGTCTTAGGAGACCCTATAGATGGATTAGGAAATTTAGATAGATCTAAAGTAAGACCTATCCATAACACTGCTCCAGCATTTAAGGATTTATCTACAGATACAGAAATATTATATACAGGAATCAAAGTCATTGATTTAATAGAACCTTATCCAAAAGGAGGAAAAATTGGGTTATTTGGAGGAGCTGGGGTTGGAAAAACAGTGTTAATACAAGAATTAATTAATAATGTTGCTAAAGGACATGGAGGACGTTCAGTATTTGCGGGAGTAGGAGAAAGAACTAGAGAAGGAAATGATTTATTACGAGAAATGTTGGAATCCGGAATTATAAAATATGGGGATTCCTTTATGGAATCTATGAAAAAAGGAAGATGGGATATTTCTAAAGTAGATAAAGAAGCTTTAAAGGAGTCTAAAGCCGTTTTTGTTTTTGGACAAATGAATGAACCTCCTGGAGCAAGGGCTAGAGTAGCTTTATCTGGATTAACTTTAGCGGAATACTATAGAGATCAGAAGATTGGAGAAAAAAAAGGACAAGATGTTTTGTTTTTTATAGATAATATATTTAGGTTTACTCAAGCTGGCTCAGAGGTTTCAGCCTTGTTAGGGAGAATTCCTTCATCTGTTGGTTATCAACCGACTTTATCATCTGAAATGGGAGCGATGCAAGAGAGAATTACCTCTACTAAAAATGGGTCCATCACTTCTGTACAAGCTGTTTATGTCCCTGCAGATGATTTAACGGATCCAGCGCCTGCCATTACATTTTCACACTTAGATGCCACTACTGTTCTTTCAAGGAAAATAGCTTCTTTGGGAATTTATCCTGCTATAGATCCATTAGATTCGTCTTCTAGAATTCTATCTCCGGAGATAATAAATCAAAATCATTATGATTGCGCTTTACGTGTGAAAGAAATTTTACAAAAATACAATTCTTTACAAGATATTATTGCGATTTTAGGAGTAGAGGAACTTAGTGAAGAAGACAAATTAATAGTTTCTCGTGCTAGACGTGTTCAACGTTTTTTATCCCAACCATTTCATGTAGCAAAACAGTTTACAGGTATTGAAGGAGAATTTGTAAAAATAGAAGATACAATTAAAGGTTTTAATATGATTATGGATGGAGAATTGGATAATTTTCCTGAAATGGCTTTTAATTTAAAAGGTCCCATTGAACAAGTTATAGAAACTGGAAAAAAAATGTTATCCTAA
- a CDS encoding bifunctional riboflavin kinase/FAD synthetase, protein MKVYSLIDEFSSFSPCVFTLGFFDGVHRGHKKVIQNLIVRAKKEEKYCSVLLTFNPHPKEVINPGKKILYLNTLSERICHLRKTGIEHLIIHPFTMNFSKLSTKDFLQKILFSKLKIKQIITGYDSHLGRDRDASSHQLKKFSQIYGFKLYQVSPHKIKKKIISSTYIRTSLMKGNIEWANRALGYLYTLSGYVIKGRGIGRTLNFPTANVQVDKKKLIPKKGVYAVKINYLNQIYQGMMNIGICPTINLVNKEIKIEVHIFDFHQNIYGKRIDILIVQIFRDEMKFQTLHDLKRQISQDKMNIKNFFNQIIYGDRKTR, encoded by the coding sequence TTGAAAGTTTATTCATTGATTGATGAATTTTCATCCTTTTCTCCATGTGTATTTACACTTGGTTTTTTTGATGGAGTTCATAGAGGACATAAAAAAGTTATTCAAAATTTAATTGTTCGAGCAAAAAAAGAAGAAAAATATTGCTCCGTTTTGCTGACTTTTAATCCACATCCCAAAGAAGTTATCAATCCAGGAAAGAAAATACTTTATTTAAATACTCTTTCTGAAAGAATATGTCATTTACGAAAAACTGGAATAGAACATTTAATTATTCATCCTTTCACTATGAACTTTTCAAAATTAAGCACAAAAGATTTTTTACAAAAAATTTTGTTTTCTAAACTAAAGATTAAGCAAATTATTACTGGATATGATTCTCATCTTGGAAGAGACAGAGACGCTTCTTCTCATCAACTAAAAAAATTTTCTCAAATTTATGGATTCAAGCTTTACCAAGTCAGTCCTCATAAAATAAAAAAAAAAATTATAAGTTCCACTTATATACGAACATCTCTTATGAAAGGGAACATAGAATGGGCTAATAGAGCTTTAGGGTATTTATATACCCTTTCTGGATATGTCATAAAAGGAAGAGGAATAGGAAGAACCTTAAATTTTCCAACTGCTAATGTTCAAGTAGATAAAAAAAAACTGATTCCGAAAAAAGGGGTGTATGCTGTAAAAATTAATTACTTGAATCAAATTTATCAAGGAATGATGAACATTGGAATATGTCCTACTATTAACTTAGTTAATAAGGAAATCAAAATAGAAGTACATATTTTTGATTTTCATCAAAATATATATGGTAAAAGAATTGATATTTTAATCGTTCAAATTTTTCGTGATGAAATGAAATTCCAAACACTTCATGACTTAAAAAGACAAATAAGTCAAGATAAAATGAATATAAAAAATTTTTTTAACCAAATTATTTATGGTGATAGAAAAACTAGATAA